From Pseudopipra pipra isolate bDixPip1 chromosome 13, bDixPip1.hap1, whole genome shotgun sequence, a single genomic window includes:
- the CYSLTR1 gene encoding cysteinyl leukotriene receptor 1, giving the protein MALFDNLSCHHSIDDFRNRVYSSLYSMISIMGFVGNGVVLYVLIRTYRQKTAFQVYLLNLALSDFLCVSTLPLRVVYYVHRGNWFFGDLLCRVASYALYVNLYCSIFFMTAMSFFRCIAIVFPVRNINLVTERKAKFVCVGIWIFVTLTSAPFLRNGTYQHGNKTKCFEPPENSHKTNLVVILDFIALFVGFILPFVVITICYAMIIRTLLRNSMRKNQANRRRAVWMIAIVTATFLVSFTPYHVLRTVHLHVLRLRRASCEDAIYLQKAVVVTLPLAAANCCFDPLLYFFSGGNFRKRLTTLRKGSSSSLSQAFKKKFSVKERDEEPFGESQRENGREAVASLASS; this is encoded by the coding sequence ATGGCGCTGTTCGATAACCTGTCGTGCCACCACTCCATCGACGACTTCCGGAACCGCGTCTACTCCTCGCTCTACTCCATGATCAGCATCATGGGCTTCGTGGGCAACGGCGTCGTGCTGTACGTGCTGATCCGGACGTACCGGCAGAAAACGGCCTTCCAGGTGTACCTGCTGAACCTCGCCCTGTCCGACTTCCTGTGCGTGTCCACGCTGCCCCTGCGCGTCGTCTACTACGTGCACCGGGGGAACTGGTTCTTCGGGGACCTCCTGTGCAGGGTCGCGTCCTACGCGCTCTACGTCAACCTCTACTGCAGCATCTTCTTCATGACCGCCATGAGCTTCTTCCGCTGCATCGCCATCGTCTTCCCTGTCCGGAACATCAACCTGGTGACGGAGAGGAAGGCGAAGTTTGTCTGCGTCGGCATCTGGATCTTCGTCACGCTGACGAGTGCGCCCTTCCTGCGCAACGGGACGTACCAGCACGgcaacaagaccaagtgcttCGAGCCCCCGGAGAACTCCCACAAGACGAACCTGGTGGTGATCCTGGATTTCATCGCCCTGTTCGTGGGTTTCATTTTGCCCTTCGTCGTCATAACCATCTGCTACGCCATGATCATCAGGACCCTGCTGAGGAACTCCATGAGGAAGAACCAGGCGAACCGCCGGAGGGCGGTTTGGATGATCGCCATCGTGACGGCCACGTTCCTGGTGAGCTTCACCCCGTACCACGTGCTGCGCACGGTGCACCTGCACGTGCTGCGCCTCAGGAGGGCCAGCTGTGAGGATGCCATTTACCTGCAGAAAGCCGTGGTGGTGACGCTCCCCTTGGCCGCTGCCAACTGCTGCTTCGACCCGCTGCTCTACTTCTTCTCGGGGGGCAACTTCAGGAAGAGACTGACCACGCTGAGGAAGGGCTCCTCCTCCAGCTTATCGCAGGCCTTCAAGAAAAAGTTCTCTGTGAAAGAGAGAGATGAGGAACCCTTTGGAGAAAGCCAAAGGGAGAATGGAAGGGAAGCTGTGGCCTCTTTGGCCTCTTCATAA
- the LOC135421268 gene encoding type-1 angiotensin II receptor-like: MQKTIPGCFFQQMYSSLSGILMERDHMKDLRRYLALKYIQYLVLSSSHALSTLLGLLGSVYTMITLQSAKVSSKSTAVLISSLAKADMLVLVSLLLQVGLWTSGAGVSPVAALARNLLTANAHVSCVLLSCVALEAYLITFLPTESRHLRTVRNARMASRLLWLLVAAECALFQADDLLTAGGASAPTHGPWALLSPLPSTAAALLRSLSYILGILLRIFNVYIYYKIFFSVSNRSRLKSK, encoded by the exons ATGCAGAAAACTATTCCTGGCTGCTTCTTCCAGCAAAT GTATTCTTCCTTAAGTGGCATTTTGATGGAGAGAGACCACATGAAAGACCTGAGGAGATACCTGGCACTTAAATACATCCAATACCTTGTCCTGTCTTCTTCCCACGCCCTCAGCACCCTGCTGGGCCTGCTGGGCAGCGTGTACACCATGATCACCCTGCAGTCTGCCAAGGTTTCCTCCAAGTCCACTGCAGTCCTCATCTCCAGCCTGGCCAAGGCAGACATGCTGGTTTTGGTGAGCCTGCTTTTGCAGGTGGGTTTATGGACCTCCGGTGCCGGCGTCTCGCCCGTGGCAGCTCTGGCGCGGAACCTGCTGACGGCGAACGCCCACGTGAGCTGTGTCCTGCTCAGCTGTGTGGCCCTGGAGGCCTATCTGATCACCTTCCTCCCCACGGAGTCACGGCACCTACGGACCGTGAGGAACGCCAGGATGGCATCCAGGCTCCTCTGGCTCCTGGTGGCCGCAGAGTGTGCCCTGTTCCAGGCGGACGATCTCCTGACGGCCGGCGGCGCCTCTGCTCCCACCCACGGCCCCTGGGCCCTCTtgtctcccctccccagcacggCTGCGGCCCTTCTCAGGTCCCTCAGTTACATCCTGGGCATTCTCCTGAGGATTTTCAATGTCTACATCTACTACAAGATATTTTTCAGCGTGTCTAACAGGTCTAGGCTAAAATCAAAGTAG